One genomic window of Numida meleagris isolate 19003 breed g44 Domestic line chromosome 1, NumMel1.0, whole genome shotgun sequence includes the following:
- the LOC110396146 gene encoding E3 ubiquitin-protein ligase Topors-like: MAAEEAWTCPICRDVQKDIAYAVPCRHEFCLGCILRWAKQKETCLLCRRDMAVIKVAEWDDNSDLDFIIRPPAPPVPACFQAGITHIYNPHSYAPSPPPFVLLPEEEEAVEAEQRPTVGGLLLEVWAALFRQHREILDPVLPWLRQELRDIFGTQWWEAMAAENLILNTLCDIGLDSEALIQLLRPALGHRAETLIQRLVDTIVSRWGEEAHGQLGLQGVHVSGGQEEGPPARGQEDSSVAVPGSTASPQGTITTPGPNSSMGSPNREEQPSTPEAVLPGDPSHPHSNHILREHEEPHEETEQVAAAGPSAQGSSPSAPGHSPVRAQRPHKRRAGTDLDPQQPCKRPPPQNH; encoded by the coding sequence atggcagcagaggaggcgTGGACATGTCCCATCTGCCGTGACGTGCAAAAGGACATTGCCTACGCAGTACCGTGCCGTCACGAATTCTGCCTCGGCTGCATCCTGCGGTGGGCCAAGCAGAAAGAGACctgtctgctctgcaggagagacatggCTGTCATTAAGGTTGCTGAGTGGGACGACAACAGCGACCTAGATTTCATCATCCgtcccccagcaccaccagtACCTGCCTGCTTCCAGGCAGGCATCACTCACATTTACAACCCCCACAGCTACGCGCCGTCCCCTCCAccctttgtgctgctgccagaggaggaggaggctgtggaggcagagcagaggccTACAGTGGGCGGTCTCCTGCTGGAGGTCTGGGCAGCCCTGTTCAGGCAGCACCGGGAGATCCTTGACCCCGTGCTGCCCTGGCTGCGCCAGGAGCTGCGAGACATCTTTGGGACACAGTGGTGGGAGGCAATGGCTGCCGAGAACCTCATCCTGAACACCCTGTGTGACATCGGGCTGGACAGCGAGGCCCTGATCCAGCTGCTGCGGCCTGCCCTGGGGCACAGAGCGGAGACACTCATCCAGAGACTTGTGGACACCATCGTGAGCCGGTGGGGCGAGGAGGCCCATGGGCAGCTGGGCCTCCAGGGCGTCCACGTGTCcggagggcaggaggagggcccTCCAGCCAGGGGGCAGGAGGACAGCTCTGTGGCTGTCCCTGGCTCCACAGCCTCCCCACAAGGGACCATCACAACGCCAGGACCCAACAGCAGCATGGGAAGTCCCAACAGggaggagcagcccagcacaccAGAGGCTGTCCTTCCTGGGGATCCCAGTCACCCCCATTCAAACCACATCCTGAGGGAACACGAGGAGCCCCACGAGGAGACggagcaggtggcagcagcaggtccctctgcccagggcagcagcccctCCGCTCCTGGCCACTCGCCTGTGAGGGCCCAGCGGCCTCATAAGAGGAGGGCTGGCACTGACCTGGAtccacagcagccctgcaagAGGCCGCCCCCTCAGAACCACTAG